The Methanofollis sp. UBA420 genome contains a region encoding:
- a CDS encoding ATP-binding protein: MEEWTITADLASLPGALDRVAAALQRLGAPAKAVQEVELAVDEAVTNIILHGYESAGGRIALSCEKTEEGVVVEIRDAAPAFDPTAASAPDLEGGADERPIGGLGVHLMRKMTDAVMYERRQGENVLRLVKHFER; the protein is encoded by the coding sequence GTGGAGGAGTGGACCATCACCGCCGATCTTGCGTCCCTCCCCGGCGCCCTCGACCGCGTCGCCGCCGCCCTCCAGCGCCTGGGTGCTCCCGCAAAGGCTGTTCAGGAGGTCGAACTCGCCGTCGACGAGGCGGTGACGAACATCATCCTCCACGGGTACGAGAGTGCCGGGGGGCGGATCGCCCTCTCCTGTGAAAAGACGGAAGAGGGGGTGGTCGTCGAGATCAGGGACGCGGCCCCGGCCTTCGACCCGACGGCGGCTTCCGCACCCGACCTGGAGGGCGGGGCCGATGAACGTCCGATCGGTGGCCTCGGCGTCCACCTGATGCGAAAGATGACCGACGCCGTCATGTACGAGCGCAGGCAAGGGGAGAATGTTCTTCGCCTGGTGAAACATTTTGAGAGATAA
- a CDS encoding STAS domain-containing protein, which yields MTMESSSNTGVRVMAGCAVVSVAGRIDASSCGGLESTLSHLVEQGERSIIVDMTDLTYTSSSGLRVLLTAYKQVKKMDGVFSIAGLCPFVREIFEISGFLRIFPAYDSVEDALHHQGRD from the coding sequence ATGACAATGGAAAGTTCCTCAAATACCGGCGTCCGTGTGATGGCCGGGTGCGCAGTCGTTTCGGTGGCAGGAAGGATCGACGCATCCTCCTGCGGGGGTCTGGAATCGACCCTTTCCCACCTTGTCGAGCAGGGGGAGAGAAGCATCATCGTCGATATGACCGACCTCACGTACACCAGCAGTTCAGGCCTCCGGGTGCTCCTGACCGCGTACAAACAGGTGAAGAAGATGGACGGAGTTTTCTCGATAGCAGGACTCTGTCCGTTTGTCCGGGAGATATTTGAAATATCGGGATTTTTACGGATATTCCCTGCATATGACAGCGTGGAGGACGCCCTGCACCATCAGGGACGTGACTGA
- a CDS encoding fasciclin domain-containing protein — protein sequence MQQKSAQIQKNIVETAVASGEFNTLVAAVKAAGLVETLSSPGPFTVFAPNDAAFSKVSKETLDSLMKDKAKLADVLKYHVISGKHMASDVAKMKSLKTLQGSDLSVDTSKGVKINDANVIKADIVCSNGVCHVIDSVLIPK from the coding sequence ATGCAACAGAAAAGTGCGCAGATCCAGAAGAACATCGTCGAGACCGCGGTCGCATCAGGAGAGTTCAACACCCTGGTCGCGGCGGTGAAGGCGGCGGGTCTTGTCGAGACGCTGAGCAGTCCCGGGCCTTTCACGGTCTTTGCCCCGAACGACGCCGCGTTCTCCAAGGTATCGAAGGAGACTCTTGACAGTCTCATGAAGGACAAAGCAAAACTCGCCGACGTCCTGAAGTACCATGTGATCTCGGGGAAGCACATGGCCTCAGACGTCGCCAAGATGAAGTCTCTCAAGACGCTACAGGGGTCGGACCTCTCGGTCGACACGAGCAAGGGCGTGAAGATCAACGACGCCAACGTGATCAAGGCCGACATCGTCTGCTCGAACGGCGTCTGTCATGTCATCGACTCGGTGCTGATACCGAAGTAA
- a CDS encoding DEAD/DEAH box helicase: MEDTISFSTFHLSSNILKAIEDMGFEEPTPIQVLAIPKILVGGDVTGQAQTGTGKTAAFGIPAIEKIDPANRETQVLVLSPTRELAIQTAEEFSRLAKYHGSITVIPVYGGQPIERQFRALKSGVQIVVGTPGRVLDHLDRGTLKLGGVKMVILDEADQMLDMGFREDIETILGETPQNRQTVLFSATLPKPILEISKRFQKNPQFISVPHRELTVPQIEQLYLEVRSREKLEILCRLLDIYDPELTLVFCNTKKSVDELNSQLQARGYFAEGLHGDLKQVQRDRVMAKFRSGTIDVLIATDVAARGIDVEDVDMVINFDVPQDVEYYVHRIGRTARAGRAGRAITFVGPKEIYKLRTIQKYAKITIARIPLPTESDVEETRMRNIVEKIKQTVDNGEMEKYIGMVERIMVDDYTSMDIAAALLKLRLDTGAEPEKAPDLTPANTGAEPGMVRLYLNLGRDQEIRPKDIVGALAGETGIPGRSIGAISIYGTYSFVEVPEDAATAVIEGMKGKTIRGCPVELKPAERKSW; the protein is encoded by the coding sequence ATGGAAGATACCATCAGCTTTTCAACATTTCATCTATCCTCGAATATTCTCAAGGCAATAGAAGATATGGGCTTTGAAGAGCCCACTCCGATCCAGGTCCTTGCCATACCCAAGATCCTGGTCGGAGGAGACGTGACCGGCCAGGCCCAGACCGGCACAGGAAAGACAGCGGCATTCGGCATCCCGGCCATCGAGAAGATCGACCCTGCAAACAGGGAAACACAGGTGCTCGTCCTTTCGCCGACCCGGGAGCTTGCCATCCAGACAGCCGAAGAATTTTCGCGCCTTGCAAAATATCACGGGAGTATCACCGTGATACCCGTCTATGGCGGCCAGCCCATTGAGCGGCAGTTCCGGGCACTGAAGTCCGGGGTACAGATCGTCGTCGGCACGCCCGGGCGCGTGCTCGACCATCTCGACCGCGGCACGCTCAAACTCGGTGGCGTGAAGATGGTCATCCTTGACGAGGCCGACCAGATGCTCGACATGGGCTTCAGGGAGGACATCGAGACAATCCTTGGCGAGACTCCGCAGAACCGCCAGACTGTCCTCTTCTCCGCGACCCTCCCGAAACCGATCCTGGAGATCTCGAAGCGTTTCCAGAAGAACCCCCAGTTCATCAGTGTCCCCCACCGCGAACTGACCGTCCCGCAGATCGAGCAGTTGTACCTTGAGGTGCGCAGCAGGGAAAAACTCGAAATCCTCTGCAGGCTCCTTGACATCTACGACCCTGAACTCACCCTTGTCTTCTGCAACACGAAAAAGAGCGTCGACGAACTGAACAGCCAGCTTCAGGCGAGGGGCTACTTTGCCGAAGGCCTTCACGGCGACCTGAAACAGGTCCAGCGTGACCGCGTGATGGCAAAGTTCAGGAGCGGCACTATCGACGTGCTCATTGCCACTGACGTCGCTGCACGGGGGATCGACGTCGAGGACGTCGACATGGTCATCAACTTCGACGTTCCCCAGGACGTGGAATACTATGTGCACCGCATCGGCAGGACCGCACGGGCCGGACGGGCCGGACGGGCCATAACCTTTGTCGGCCCGAAGGAGATCTACAAACTCAGGACGATCCAGAAATATGCCAAGATCACGATCGCCCGCATACCCCTCCCGACAGAGAGCGACGTCGAGGAGACACGGATGAGAAATATCGTCGAGAAAATCAAGCAGACCGTCGACAACGGCGAGATGGAGAAGTACATCGGAATGGTCGAGCGGATCATGGTGGACGACTACACCTCCATGGACATCGCCGCGGCCCTCCTGAAACTCAGACTTGACACAGGCGCCGAACCCGAGAAAGCTCCCGACCTCACCCCGGCAAACACCGGTGCCGAACCCGGCATGGTCCGCCTCTATCTGAACCTGGGGAGAGATCAGGAGATCCGGCCGAAGGATATTGTCGGTGCACTCGCCGGCGAAACCGGCATACCCGGCCGGTCGATCGGAGCGATCAGTATCTATGGCACATACTCCTTTGTCGAGGTGCCCGAGGACGCAGCAACTGCAGTCATCGAAGGAATGAAGGGCAAGACCATCCGGGGATGCCCCGTCGAACTGAAACCCGCGGAAAGGAAATCCTGGTAA
- a CDS encoding PP2C family protein-serine/threonine phosphatase: MMSAVADFIVLFQMICVIVVAAYFITRREPFTEALERRLSPRSTLLLALFFGALSVYGTLSGVSALGSPINVRDLGPMVAGLFCGPLVGLGAGIIGGLFRLQMGGFTALPCSIATVLAGLFGGAIWWVHRNGPVPVRTAVAFAVGMEVFHMGLVLLLCNPFATAWEVVRLVGIPMILANSVGMFIFALLVSNLVEERRTKAERDTYRGELERKKAEMQIAADIQHTFLPKAIPPLKGFDLAAVSCPAREVGGDFYDAIRLQDGKTGIVIADVSGKSVPAALYMALSRTIIRAMAGWHPRVSRTLADTNAMILSQSDSGMFVTLFYGVLDEEKRTLTYANAGHNPPLLLRAGSDDFVRLMPTGIALGAVDEMEYGEETVAIGPGDMLVLYTDGVTEAINVGTEEFGETRLKETVLGLRDRPAGEIIRGVRDAVHEFAGEEPQFDDITLMVLKGV, from the coding sequence ATGATGTCGGCGGTGGCGGACTTCATCGTCCTCTTCCAGATGATCTGCGTCATCGTCGTCGCAGCATACTTCATCACCCGGCGTGAACCATTCACCGAGGCGCTGGAGCGGCGTCTCTCTCCGCGGAGCACCCTCCTCCTCGCCCTCTTCTTCGGCGCGCTCTCGGTGTACGGTACCCTCAGCGGCGTCTCGGCCCTCGGTTCCCCGATCAATGTCCGCGACCTCGGACCGATGGTCGCCGGCCTCTTCTGCGGCCCGCTGGTCGGTCTCGGCGCCGGGATCATCGGCGGTCTCTTCAGGTTGCAAATGGGGGGTTTCACCGCTCTTCCCTGTTCGATCGCCACCGTTCTTGCCGGTCTCTTCGGGGGCGCCATCTGGTGGGTCCACCGCAATGGCCCGGTGCCGGTCAGGACCGCCGTTGCCTTTGCCGTCGGCATGGAGGTCTTCCACATGGGCCTTGTCCTCCTTCTCTGCAACCCCTTCGCCACCGCATGGGAAGTGGTGAGACTGGTGGGCATCCCGATGATCCTGGCGAACTCCGTTGGCATGTTCATCTTTGCGCTCCTGGTCTCGAACCTCGTCGAGGAGAGGCGGACAAAGGCGGAGAGGGACACATACCGCGGTGAACTCGAAAGGAAGAAGGCTGAGATGCAGATCGCCGCCGATATCCAGCACACCTTCCTCCCGAAGGCCATCCCGCCACTAAAAGGGTTCGACCTTGCTGCCGTGAGCTGCCCGGCGCGGGAGGTGGGCGGCGACTTCTACGACGCCATCCGCCTGCAGGACGGGAAGACCGGTATCGTGATCGCGGATGTCTCGGGGAAGAGCGTCCCTGCGGCGCTGTACATGGCGCTCTCCCGGACGATCATCAGGGCGATGGCCGGGTGGCACCCCCGTGTCTCGCGTACCCTTGCCGATACGAACGCGATGATCCTCTCCCAGTCCGACTCCGGGATGTTCGTCACCCTCTTCTACGGTGTCCTTGACGAGGAGAAACGCACGCTCACCTATGCGAATGCCGGGCACAACCCCCCACTCCTTCTCAGGGCGGGTTCGGACGATTTCGTCAGGCTGATGCCGACCGGCATCGCTCTCGGGGCCGTCGATGAGATGGAGTACGGGGAGGAGACGGTCGCGATCGGTCCCGGCGACATGCTCGTCCTGTACACCGACGGGGTGACCGAGGCGATCAATGTCGGGACAGAGGAGTTCGGCGAGACGCGGCTGAAGGAGACGGTCCTTGGCCTGCGGGACAGGCCTGCCGGAGAGATCATCCGCGGTGTCAGGGACGCAGTCCACGAATTCGCCGGTGAAGAACCGCAGTTCGACGATATCACCCTTATGGTGCTGAAGGGGGTGTGA
- a CDS encoding DUF1894 domain-containing protein: MADLGKPHCVNRLPARILIKDISMEEANEYIRRHAKENYEMPPDYAIRDVIILGKSPLIVGVKEKKRKVLFPFTKPCFGTAVMEMDATPDDIEKIRKDLGNAG, translated from the coding sequence ATGGCAGATCTGGGCAAGCCGCACTGCGTCAACCGCCTTCCGGCACGGATCCTCATCAAGGACATCTCCATGGAAGAGGCAAACGAGTACATCCGGCGGCATGCAAAGGAGAACTATGAGATGCCGCCCGACTATGCCATCCGGGACGTCATCATCCTTGGCAAATCCCCCCTGATCGTCGGAGTGAAGGAGAAGAAACGGAAAGTCCTCTTCCCTTTCACGAAGCCCTGTTTCGGCACCGCCGTCATGGAGATGGACGCCACACCCGATGACATCGAAAAAATACGGAAAGACCTCGGGAACGCGGGATAA
- a CDS encoding STAS domain-containing protein has product MEMTAERCDGILTLEVGGRLDGYAAEEVKRGIAGVLRDDDRSVVIDLAGLAYLSSAGIRVFLGLQKELKGRGGGLAICNVGEYPLQVLAMAGFDRVFTLYPSRDAALAASFRREDSFSLIADLAAPPVEHEGAKFRFEPGSRTPASLRVKGSLDDLLHARIREESVSAEKFSDIGYSLGLGALGSSLLNAMPFLGEMITLHGSMTWLPSDGHNTPDFFVPARVGGEVRAYTAFNVALDGQFNEFATVEAEEEITLDALYRAVFAHARDRKVGAGVVAVALWGVTGGVLGSGIRKAPLARDAPAQGGSIFDPENVGDWIEASEEPKYAGDSIVAFGVGLDPSADLSSYDAGAIASLSGHPRGEGDNGPVLHTHGVVFRKVPWDLQTTLEKGIDRCLAEGEFVDMRHFLDGTRILRAHLGIAYISSITRG; this is encoded by the coding sequence ATGGAGATGACTGCAGAGAGATGTGACGGTATCCTCACCCTCGAAGTGGGGGGGAGGCTCGACGGCTATGCGGCCGAAGAGGTGAAGAGAGGGATCGCCGGGGTCCTCAGGGACGACGACCGCTCGGTCGTCATCGACCTTGCCGGCCTGGCGTACCTGAGCAGCGCCGGGATCAGGGTCTTTCTCGGCCTGCAGAAGGAACTGAAGGGGCGGGGAGGGGGCCTTGCGATCTGCAATGTGGGCGAGTACCCCCTGCAGGTCCTTGCCATGGCCGGTTTCGACCGGGTCTTCACCCTCTACCCCTCGCGGGACGCTGCCCTTGCGGCGTCCTTCCGCCGGGAGGACTCCTTCTCCCTCATCGCCGACCTTGCAGCCCCTCCGGTCGAGCATGAGGGGGCGAAGTTCAGGTTCGAGCCCGGGTCCCGGACGCCTGCCTCCCTGCGGGTGAAGGGCAGCCTCGACGACCTCCTCCATGCCCGCATCAGGGAGGAGAGCGTCAGTGCCGAGAAGTTCTCCGATATCGGTTACTCCCTCGGCCTTGGCGCTCTCGGCAGCAGCCTCCTCAACGCGATGCCGTTCCTCGGGGAGATGATCACCCTCCATGGCTCGATGACCTGGCTCCCGTCGGACGGCCACAACACCCCCGACTTCTTCGTGCCTGCACGGGTCGGCGGGGAGGTGAGGGCCTACACCGCCTTCAATGTAGCCCTTGACGGCCAGTTCAACGAGTTCGCCACCGTCGAGGCGGAGGAGGAGATCACCCTCGATGCTCTGTACCGTGCCGTCTTCGCTCATGCACGCGATCGGAAGGTCGGGGCGGGCGTCGTAGCCGTCGCCCTCTGGGGCGTGACGGGAGGTGTCTTGGGCTCGGGGATCAGGAAGGCCCCGCTCGCACGGGACGCACCGGCACAGGGCGGATCGATCTTTGACCCCGAGAATGTCGGCGACTGGATCGAGGCCTCTGAAGAACCGAAATACGCGGGAGATAGCATCGTCGCCTTCGGCGTCGGCCTGGACCCTTCGGCAGATCTCTCCTCCTACGATGCCGGGGCTATCGCCTCTCTCTCCGGCCATCCCCGCGGTGAGGGAGATAACGGCCCTGTCCTCCACACCCACGGCGTCGTCTTCAGGAAGGTTCCCTGGGACCTCCAGACCACCCTTGAGAAGGGCATCGACCGGTGCCTTGCAGAGGGGGAGTTTGTCGATATGCGTCACTTCCTGGATGGGACCAGGATCCTCCGGGCCCACCTCGGGATCGCGTACATCTCCTCTATCACGCGGGGATAA
- a CDS encoding peptidylprolyl isomerase, which produces MIIPAACLLLAALMLVAGCTGTAEKPRAAPGDNVSVDYTVSFLNGTVYESSVGRAPLTFTLGKGKVIAGFDKAVIGLAVNESVNVTIPVEEAYGEYNPALVTYATRSLLPKDTAVGQRFIQMNNNTHAMFTVTAMNETTVTMDANHPLAGKDLNFSITLLSLQKAAA; this is translated from the coding sequence ATGATCATTCCGGCAGCCTGTCTTCTCCTTGCGGCCCTGATGCTGGTCGCGGGATGCACGGGTACGGCCGAAAAGCCGAGGGCCGCTCCGGGCGACAACGTCTCTGTCGACTATACGGTTTCATTCCTGAACGGGACGGTCTATGAATCCTCGGTCGGCCGCGCCCCCCTTACTTTCACCCTCGGGAAAGGGAAGGTGATCGCCGGTTTCGATAAGGCCGTTATCGGCCTTGCCGTGAACGAGTCGGTGAACGTGACAATCCCGGTGGAAGAGGCGTATGGTGAGTACAACCCGGCGCTGGTCACCTATGCGACCCGCTCCCTGCTCCCGAAGGATACGGCCGTGGGCCAGAGATTTATCCAGATGAATAATAACACGCATGCTATGTTTACGGTGACCGCAATGAACGAGACCACCGTTACGATGGACGCAAACCATCCCCTTGCCGGCAAGGACCTCAACTTCTCGATCACACTCCTCTCCCTGCAGAAAGCCGCGGCATGA
- a CDS encoding class I SAM-dependent methyltransferase, which produces MTASFRDPGAWERDYLQRGRLWGGAACDLPAIPPGSRVLEIGCGNGKTYTSLLGKGVSVVGLDISPSAVALCRRASGEGAPLLVADAGSLPFRDRIFDAVCAFHVAGHLKAAGREDVAGEIERVLKGGGKLYFRDFSERDMRCGKGTRVEAGTFLRGEGILTHYFSESEVCTLFSALHPSALETCTWSLRVRGKDLPRAEVVAVFEKQG; this is translated from the coding sequence ATGACCGCCTCATTCCGTGACCCCGGCGCGTGGGAGAGGGATTATCTCCAGAGGGGACGCCTCTGGGGAGGCGCGGCCTGCGACCTCCCCGCGATCCCCCCCGGTTCACGCGTCCTCGAAATCGGGTGCGGCAACGGGAAGACCTATACCTCCCTCTTAGGGAAAGGTGTCTCCGTCGTCGGTCTCGACATCTCCCCCTCGGCCGTCGCGCTCTGTCGCCGTGCTTCCGGGGAAGGAGCGCCCCTTCTTGTCGCCGACGCCGGTTCCCTCCCCTTCAGGGACCGGATATTCGACGCGGTCTGTGCCTTCCATGTGGCCGGACACCTGAAAGCGGCAGGTCGGGAAGATGTCGCAGGCGAGATTGAACGGGTGCTGAAAGGCGGCGGTAAACTCTATTTCCGGGACTTTTCAGAGCGGGACATGCGGTGCGGGAAAGGGACCAGGGTCGAGGCCGGTACCTTCCTCCGCGGCGAAGGGATCCTCACCCACTATTTTTCGGAGTCCGAAGTCTGCACTCTCTTCTCGGCGCTGCACCCCTCTGCGCTGGAGACCTGCACATGGTCCCTGAGAGTGAGGGGCAAGGACCTCCCGCGTGCCGAGGTCGTTGCGGTCTTTGAAAAGCAGGGATAG
- the uvrB gene encoding excinuclease ABC subunit UvrB has protein sequence MTEFKVHADFKPTGSQPDAIRGLTDGLAAGERFQTLLGVTGSGKTFTVANVIEAVQRPTLVIAHNKTLAAQLYHEFSGFFPENRVEYFVSYYDYYQPESYLPAKDQYIEKDASINPKIEQMRLAATASVLSRPDTIIVASVSCIYGLGNPANFQGMGFELKRGERMRRADLLERLVEIQFERNDIDLAPGRFRAKGDVIDIVPGYFNDIIRVELFGDEVDRISEIDRVTGRRKETMEYFYVYPARHFVATEEERERAIVSIAEELEETLPSLGMIEAHRLKQRTLFDIEMIQETGSCKGIENYSRHFDGRKPGEKPYCLLDYFPDDFLMVIDESHQTVPQVRGMYRGDRSRKETLVKYGFRLPSAFDNRPLRFAEFEGYMKNVIFVSATPGEYELTHSAGVVEQIIRPTGLVDPVVEVRPLEGQVEDVMAEIRRTIERGDRVLVTTLTKRLAEELTDFLAEQGIRTRYLHSEINALERTEIIRQLRLGTFDVLVGINLLREGLDIPEVGFVGILDADKEGFLRDARSLIQTIGRAARNANARVVLYADHTTDSIRTARAETDRRRRMQVAYNEAHGIVPQTIRKPVPAKEIDLTDTKHLPKSEIPNLVIELETQMYRAAEDLDFERAILLRDRVKELRAGMEK, from the coding sequence ATGACGGAATTCAAGGTACACGCGGATTTCAAACCGACAGGGTCCCAGCCCGACGCGATCAGGGGACTGACAGACGGACTTGCGGCGGGCGAACGCTTCCAGACCCTCCTCGGCGTGACCGGGTCGGGGAAGACCTTCACGGTCGCGAACGTGATCGAGGCGGTGCAGAGACCGACCCTGGTCATCGCCCACAACAAGACCCTGGCGGCGCAACTCTACCACGAGTTCTCCGGATTTTTCCCGGAGAACAGGGTGGAGTACTTCGTCTCGTACTACGACTACTACCAGCCTGAGTCGTACCTCCCGGCAAAGGACCAGTATATCGAGAAGGACGCCTCGATCAACCCGAAGATCGAGCAGATGCGCCTGGCCGCCACGGCCTCCGTGCTCTCGCGGCCCGACACCATCATCGTCGCCTCCGTCTCCTGCATCTACGGCCTCGGCAACCCGGCGAACTTCCAGGGAATGGGTTTCGAACTGAAGAGAGGGGAGAGGATGCGGCGGGCCGACCTTCTGGAGAGGCTCGTCGAGATCCAGTTCGAGAGGAACGATATCGACCTCGCGCCCGGCCGCTTCAGGGCGAAGGGCGACGTGATCGATATCGTCCCCGGCTATTTCAACGACATCATCAGGGTCGAACTCTTCGGCGACGAGGTCGACCGGATCTCGGAGATCGACAGGGTGACGGGACGGCGGAAGGAGACGATGGAGTATTTCTACGTCTATCCGGCCCGCCACTTCGTCGCCACGGAGGAGGAGAGGGAGAGGGCAATCGTCTCGATCGCGGAGGAACTCGAGGAAACCCTCCCCTCCCTCGGCATGATCGAGGCCCACCGCCTGAAGCAGCGCACTCTCTTCGACATCGAGATGATCCAGGAGACCGGGAGTTGCAAGGGGATAGAGAACTACTCCCGCCACTTCGACGGGAGGAAACCGGGCGAAAAGCCGTACTGCCTCCTGGATTACTTCCCGGACGACTTCCTGATGGTCATCGACGAGTCCCACCAGACGGTTCCGCAGGTGCGGGGGATGTACCGCGGCGACCGCTCACGGAAGGAGACCCTGGTGAAGTACGGCTTCCGCCTCCCCTCTGCCTTCGACAACCGGCCCCTCCGCTTCGCGGAGTTCGAGGGCTATATGAAGAACGTCATCTTCGTCTCGGCGACGCCGGGCGAGTACGAACTGACGCACTCGGCAGGGGTCGTCGAGCAGATCATCAGGCCGACAGGCCTCGTAGACCCGGTAGTGGAGGTGCGCCCGCTCGAAGGGCAGGTGGAGGACGTGATGGCGGAGATCAGGCGGACGATCGAGAGGGGCGACAGGGTGCTCGTCACCACCCTCACGAAGCGCCTTGCCGAGGAACTGACCGACTTCCTGGCAGAGCAGGGGATCAGGACGCGCTACCTCCACTCCGAGATCAACGCCCTCGAAAGGACGGAGATCATCAGGCAACTCCGTCTCGGCACGTTCGACGTCCTCGTCGGGATCAACCTCCTCCGTGAGGGCCTCGACATCCCTGAGGTCGGTTTCGTCGGCATTCTGGACGCGGACAAGGAGGGTTTCCTCAGGGACGCACGGAGCCTCATCCAGACCATCGGCAGGGCGGCGAGGAACGCGAACGCCCGCGTGGTGCTGTACGCGGATCATACCACCGACTCGATTCGCACCGCCCGCGCCGAAACCGACCGCCGGCGGCGGATGCAGGTCGCCTACAATGAAGCGCACGGCATCGTCCCGCAGACGATCAGAAAACCTGTCCCGGCAAAGGAGATCGACCTCACCGACACGAAGCACCTCCCGAAGTCGGAGATCCCGAACCTGGTCATCGAACTGGAGACGCAGATGTACAGGGCCGCGGAAGACCTCGACTTCGAGAGGGCGATCCTCCTCCGCGACCGGGTGAAGGAACTGCGGGCCGGGATGGAGAAATGA
- a CDS encoding tyrosine-type recombinase/integrase, translated as MEPATNRKRAFHQPDEKYVEYAENTLTHALEEERITPDDDALIREFTGEIVATSHISAGRKYKITYTLVGWRRFIGPFRENGITDLFTGVEKVQAARKEDGEPEFKKNTLADYIRFIKRFYLWMIENGYSTVPEKKVRKIKGMSYDTATKSAEMLLEPGEVRKMIEACTSSRDRALVAMLYEGAFRAGELGNLLWGQVKFTDWNVVINTDFKTGKGRYIPLVMARQYLAQWRNDYPRTVTPEAHVFLNNLKQPLQYQGMAKQLKIITRRAGVEKKVTPHIFRHSRITHMIQEGYQESVIKKIAWGNLGTEMFQTYAHLVDADIDDEIAAQNGIKPPEAKEKAECLEPRQCPRCYTVNAPTHEHCCKCGYALTGQAVDNVRIAEEQVELTPEYQAVYAKVMQDLQAAGVVQHPAK; from the coding sequence ATGGAACCGGCGACCAACCGAAAGAGGGCTTTTCACCAGCCCGATGAAAAGTATGTAGAATACGCAGAGAACACCCTTACCCACGCCCTGGAGGAGGAGCGGATCACCCCCGACGACGACGCCCTCATCCGGGAGTTCACCGGCGAGATCGTGGCGACCTCGCATATCTCCGCCGGCCGGAAGTATAAGATCACCTACACCCTTGTGGGGTGGCGGCGGTTCATTGGCCCCTTCCGGGAGAACGGGATCACCGACCTCTTCACAGGTGTGGAGAAGGTGCAGGCCGCCCGCAAGGAGGACGGCGAGCCTGAGTTCAAAAAGAACACCCTCGCCGATTATATCCGATTCATAAAGCGCTTTTACCTGTGGATGATCGAGAACGGGTACTCCACGGTCCCCGAAAAGAAGGTGCGGAAGATCAAGGGCATGTCCTATGACACCGCCACCAAGAGCGCCGAAATGCTTCTTGAGCCCGGAGAGGTGCGGAAGATGATCGAGGCGTGCACCTCCTCCCGTGACCGTGCCCTCGTTGCCATGCTCTATGAAGGTGCTTTCAGGGCGGGAGAACTGGGTAACCTCCTGTGGGGACAGGTGAAGTTCACCGACTGGAACGTGGTCATCAACACCGACTTCAAGACGGGGAAGGGCCGGTACATCCCCCTCGTGATGGCCCGGCAGTACCTCGCACAGTGGCGGAACGACTACCCCCGGACCGTCACCCCTGAAGCCCACGTCTTCCTCAACAACCTGAAGCAGCCCCTCCAGTATCAGGGCATGGCCAAGCAGTTGAAGATCATCACCCGCCGCGCCGGTGTGGAGAAGAAGGTAACACCGCATATCTTCCGGCATAGCCGGATCACCCACATGATACAGGAAGGTTACCAGGAGTCCGTCATCAAGAAGATTGCATGGGGAAACCTCGGAACAGAGATGTTCCAGACGTACGCCCACCTCGTTGATGCTGACATCGACGACGAGATAGCCGCACAGAACGGGATCAAGCCCCCTGAGGCGAAGGAGAAGGCGGAGTGCCTGGAGCCCCGGCAATGCCCCCGGTGTTATACCGTAAACGCACCGACCCACGAGCATTGCTGCAAGTGCGGGTATGCCCTCACCGGTCAGGCCGTGGATAACGTGCGGATCGCAGAGGAGCAGGTCGAACTTACCCCGGAGTATCAGGCGGTCTATGCGAAGGTCATGCAGGATCTCCAGGCGGCGGGTGTGGTTCAGCATCCGGCAAAGTAG